In the Sphingobium sp. Z007 genome, GCCGCGCTATTCGGAGGGCGGGAAAGCCTATATCACCGTGGCGTTCGGCTGCACCGGGGGCAAGCACCGTTCCGTTCATGTTGCAGAACGTGTCGCGAACTACTTGCAAGATGCGGGTTTTTCGCCCACCATCTTGCACCGCAATATTGAATCGACGCCCCAGAATAGTCTGGAGAAGCGCCGTCCGGGAGGCCCGAAAGCAATATCATGAAGCAGGTGGGCCGCAAAAGCACATGATCGGACTCGTACTCGTCACCCATGGGTCGCTCGCGACCGAATTTGTCGTGGCCATGGAGCATGTGGTCGGCCCCCAGCAGCAGATCGAAACGATCTGCATCGGGCCGGAAGACGACATGGAATTGCGCCGCGCCGACATCGCGACGGCGGTCGCGCGCGTCAATGACGGATCGGGCGTCATCCTGCTGACCGACCTGTTCGGCGGCACGCCCTCCAACCTTGCCATCTCGCTGCTCAAGGCCGGCGAGATCGAAGTGATCGCGGGCATCAACCTGCCCATGCTCATCCGCCTGGAAAGCGCGCGCAAGGTCATGGACGTGCGCGCCGCGGTTGCCGCCGCGCGCGAAGCCGGGCAGAAATATATTAGCGTCGCGTCGGAACTGTTGGGCAGCACCCTATGAATGAAATCAGCCAGGAAGTCCGTATCAGCAACAAGCGCGGCCTTCATGCTCGCGCCAGCGCCAAATTCGTGACCCTGGCCAGCGGCCTGCCCGCCGACATCCTGGTCAGCAAGGATGGCAACCATGTCACCGGCACGTCGATCATGGGCCTGATGATGCTGGGTGCCGCCATGGGCGACAGCATCACCATCAAGGCGACCGGCCCCGAAGCGGCCGATTCGCTGGGCAAATTAGTTACCCTGGTCGAGGACAAGTTCGGCGAGGAATGATCGCCATATAATATAGTCGATAGCGCAAACCGTTCCCCCGGCGTAGGCCGGGTTACAGGGCTCCTAGATGCAACGCCCGCGCCTTATGCACCCCGGCCGACGCCGGGGAACATTATGTTTCGAACTTAAGAGGTCTGATCCCGGCTAACCGGCCGCCATCAGCCCACAATCTCGCCTTCCCGACGCATCTGGGTAAAGATGTTCCACGTCGCGATGAACAGCGCGGCGATCACCGGCCCGATCACGATGCCGTTGAAACCGAACAGCTCGATCCCGCCCAGGGTAGAAATCAGCACGACATAATCGGGAATGCGCGTATCGCGGCCGACCAATATCGGGCGCAGCACATTGTCGACCGACCCGATGATGAGCGCACCACTGACGACAACCACGACCCCCTGCCAGATGGCGCCGGTTGCGAACAGATAGAGCGCCACCGGCCCCCACACGATCGCCGCGCCGATCGCGGGCAACAGCGAGAAAGCGCCCATCAGCACGCCCCACAGCAGCGCACCCTGGATACCCACCGCCCAGAAAATGAGACCGCCCAGCACGCCCTGCACGATGGCCACGACCAGGCTGCCCTTCACTGTCGCACGTATGACGACAACGAAGCGGGTAAGCAACGCCTCGCGCTGATGCGGACGCAGCGGCGCCGCCTCGGCGAAGCGCTGGGACAGTCGCTCACCGTCGCGGAGGAGAAAGAAGGACAGATACAGCATCACGCCCAGCGCAATGATGAAGCTGAATGCGCCCTGCCCGATCAACAGTGCCTGCCCCGCCCAGGTGCGGAAACTGCTGGTCAGGCCGCGCGTCACGGTAATGCGCGCCGCGTCGAAATTGCTAAGGCCAAAGCGCCGCAACATGCCATGCGCCCATTCGGGCAGCGCCGCCTGCATCTGTGCGAACATGCGCGCGAAATCGATCTGGCCCGACTGGATTTGCGCATAGACATGCGCCGCCTCCGTAATCAGAGCGCTGACCAGCAGGATCGCAGGAATGATGACGATCGCGATGATGAGCAGCAGAGTGATGAGCGCCGCACTGTTGCGCCGGCCCGGCATCCGGGCCGCAATGCGCTGCTGAATCGGCCAGAACAGCACCGCGACGATCACGCCCCACAGCACCGCGGCGAAAAAGGGTTCCAGCACCGCGGCGAAGGCGATGGAAACGAGAATGACAAGGCTGAGGAAGAAACCGTCCTCCAACTTGTAGCTACGGGACGGCGGTATGGTCATGATTTCCCCCTAGGCAAGAACGGGTGCGAAATCCATGGGGATCGTTGCGGTTCCATCATGGATGGCAATGTCGATTTGTCCCGGCGCAAAGCCCGCTGTCTTTTTCCACCGCCCGCCGCTAGAGAATCGAACGCATTCATGAAGGGACCAGCACAGACGTGGCACGCGAGATCACCGGATTTTCCAACCCGCTGGTGAAGCGCGTCCGCAGTTTGCGCGAGAAAAAACATCGCAAGGCCGAAGGGCTGTTCCTGGCCGAAGGGCTGCGCATCCTGACCGAAGCGCGCGAACAAGGCGTGCTGCCCGAAATGCTGTTCTACGCCGGATCGACGCATCCGCTGGCGCTGGACCTGATCGACGCGATGGAGGCGATCGGCGGCGACGTCATCGAAACCACGCCCGACATATTGTCCAAGATCAGCGGCAAGGACAATGCCCAGGCCGTGGTCGGCGTCTATCGCGACCGCCTTACCCCGCTCGACAGGCTGGACCGCAGCACCGCCGACATCTGGATCGTCGCGCAATCGTTGCGCGATCCCGGCAACCTTGGCACCATATTGCGCACCGGCGACGCCGTGGGCGCGGGCGGCCTCATCCTCATCGACGATTGCGTCGATCCCTTCTCGGTCGAATCGGTCCGCGCCTCCATGGGCGCGCTCTTTACCCAATCGATTACCCAGGCGCGCTGGGGCGAATTCATGCACTGGCTGCGCCAGGGACCGGGCGAACTGATCGGCACCAGCCTCAAAGCCACACAGGATTATCAGGAACCGCGCTATGCCAGTCCCAGCTTCCTGTTGGTCGGCAACGAAGCGCAGGGCTTGCCGGAAAGCTACGAAGCCGAATGCGACCAGCTGGTCAAGATGCCGATGCTGGGCAAGGCGGACAGCCTGAACGCCGCGGTGGCGACGGCGGTCATGGCCTATGAATTGCTGAACCAGAAACGACGGCGCGGATAGAAGGGCGTGCCCGGCGAAGGCCGCAGTCCAATTCCCATGTCATATCTGGTCCCCGGCCTTCGCTGGGGAACATGGGGTCAAAAACGGTTAGTGCGGGGCAGGGCGAAAAGATGACAACGACAAGCGGCTTAGGCGAAATGTGGCGGCACAAACGCGTGCTCTCGGCCAGCCTGATCGGCACGGCGGTCGAATTTTACGACTTCTACATCTACGCCACCGCCGCCAGCCTGATCTTCCCCTCGCTCTTCTTCCCCTCCTCTTCGTCCTCGGCGCAACTGATGGCCTCCTATGGCAGCCTCGCCCTTGCCTTCTTCGCCCGGCCCGTCGGCGCGGCGGTCTTCGGCCATTATGGCGACCGCATCGGGCGCAAGGCGACGCTGGTCGCCTCGCTGATGCTGATGGGCGGCTGTACCCTGCTGATCGGCTTCCTGCCGACCTATCAGATGATCGGCTATTGGGCGCCGCTGATCCTGTGTCTGCTGCGCTTCGGCCAGGGTTTTGGCCTGGGCGGCGAATGGGGCGGCGCGGCCTTGCTGGCGGTGGAAAATGCCCCGCCCGGCTGGCGCGCGCGCTTTGGCATGTTCCCGCAACTGGGCGCACCGGTCGGCTTCATCGCCGCCAACGGCCTGTTCCTGATCCTCGGCGCTTTCCTGACCGACCAAGATTTCTTCGCCTGGGGCTGGCGCCTACCCTTCCTGGGCAGCGCGGTGCTGGTGATATTGGGCCTCTGGGTCCGCCTGAAACTCACCGAAACGCCGGAATTCGCCGCCGCGCAGAAGGAAACCCCACCGCCCGCCGTGCCGCTGGCCACCCTCCTCTCCTCACATCTTGGCGCAGCGATCGCGGGCACTTTCGCCTGCGCCGCCTGCTTCGCGGTCTATTATATCGCGACCGCCTTCGCGCTTGGCTACGGCACCACCGCGCTCAGGATCGACCGCGAAGTCTTCCTCGCCATCCAACTCGGCGCAATCATGTTCATGGCGGTCAGCATCATCCTGGCGGGTTGGTGGGCGGATCGCACCACGCCGACCACCGCGCTCGCCTGGGGCTGCGCCGGCACGGTGCTGATGGGCCTTGTCTTCGGGCCGCTGATCGGCACCGGGGCGCTGCTGCCGATCTTCGTGGCGCTCAGCCTCGCCTTGTTCGTCATGGGCTTCATCTACGGCCCGCTGGGCGCTTACCTCCCCGCTCTCTTCCCGATCCAGCTCCGCTATACCGGCGCGTCCTTCGCCTTCAACCTGGGTGGCATCATCGGCGGCGCGCTCGCCCCGATCGTCGCCACCTGGCTGATCGGCGCGCAGGGCGTCGGTCTCGTCGGCCTCTATATGTCGGCGGCCGCGCTCATCAGCTTGGGCGGCCTATGGTTGACCAGCCGGATGCCCGCGATCAGATAGCCTTGCGCATCAGCAGCATCGGCACGCCGCTATCCTCGAACGGCCGCACGTCTTCGAACCCGAAGCTGCGATAAAGCGGCACGCCCGCCATCGTCCCCGACAGTTCGAGCGCCCCAAAGCCCTCCGCCCGCGCCGCCGCCTCGCACAGCGACAGGATCAGCGTGCCCACGCCTTTGCGGACATGATCGGGATGCGTAT is a window encoding:
- a CDS encoding PTS sugar transporter subunit IIA: MIGLVLVTHGSLATEFVVAMEHVVGPQQQIETICIGPEDDMELRRADIATAVARVNDGSGVILLTDLFGGTPSNLAISLLKAGEIEVIAGINLPMLIRLESARKVMDVRAAVAAAREAGQKYISVASELLGSTL
- a CDS encoding HPr family phosphocarrier protein, which gives rise to MNEISQEVRISNKRGLHARASAKFVTLASGLPADILVSKDGNHVTGTSIMGLMMLGAAMGDSITIKATGPEAADSLGKLVTLVEDKFGEE
- a CDS encoding AI-2E family transporter, which gives rise to MTIPPSRSYKLEDGFFLSLVILVSIAFAAVLEPFFAAVLWGVIVAVLFWPIQQRIAARMPGRRNSAALITLLLIIAIVIIPAILLVSALITEAAHVYAQIQSGQIDFARMFAQMQAALPEWAHGMLRRFGLSNFDAARITVTRGLTSSFRTWAGQALLIGQGAFSFIIALGVMLYLSFFLLRDGERLSQRFAEAAPLRPHQREALLTRFVVVIRATVKGSLVVAIVQGVLGGLIFWAVGIQGALLWGVLMGAFSLLPAIGAAIVWGPVALYLFATGAIWQGVVVVVSGALIIGSVDNVLRPILVGRDTRIPDYVVLISTLGGIELFGFNGIVIGPVIAALFIATWNIFTQMRREGEIVG
- a CDS encoding RNA methyltransferase; protein product: MAREITGFSNPLVKRVRSLREKKHRKAEGLFLAEGLRILTEAREQGVLPEMLFYAGSTHPLALDLIDAMEAIGGDVIETTPDILSKISGKDNAQAVVGVYRDRLTPLDRLDRSTADIWIVAQSLRDPGNLGTILRTGDAVGAGGLILIDDCVDPFSVESVRASMGALFTQSITQARWGEFMHWLRQGPGELIGTSLKATQDYQEPRYASPSFLLVGNEAQGLPESYEAECDQLVKMPMLGKADSLNAAVATAVMAYELLNQKRRRG
- a CDS encoding MFS transporter → MTTTSGLGEMWRHKRVLSASLIGTAVEFYDFYIYATAASLIFPSLFFPSSSSSAQLMASYGSLALAFFARPVGAAVFGHYGDRIGRKATLVASLMLMGGCTLLIGFLPTYQMIGYWAPLILCLLRFGQGFGLGGEWGGAALLAVENAPPGWRARFGMFPQLGAPVGFIAANGLFLILGAFLTDQDFFAWGWRLPFLGSAVLVILGLWVRLKLTETPEFAAAQKETPPPAVPLATLLSSHLGAAIAGTFACAACFAVYYIATAFALGYGTTALRIDREVFLAIQLGAIMFMAVSIILAGWWADRTTPTTALAWGCAGTVLMGLVFGPLIGTGALLPIFVALSLALFVMGFIYGPLGAYLPALFPIQLRYTGASFAFNLGGIIGGALAPIVATWLIGAQGVGLVGLYMSAAALISLGGLWLTSRMPAIR